From Corynebacterium pseudotuberculosis:
GGGGGGTGCTGGCTCCTCGCTTCTTAATAAGCGACGCCCGATTGCCTCTTAATCTCTCTCACACCACGCTTACTTTGCGGGATGAAAAAGCTACTACTCGCGTTGTCGGCAAGGATCTTGTGGTGCAAGCTCCGGTAACACGTCAATTTCACATGGAGATATTGCCTCCGAGCGATAATGTGAACGCCACGGTTCGAATCGGTGTGACCGATATGCGGGAAAGTTTACAAAAAGATCTTGACCGTCTTATTAACGCCACCATATGGTCTTATTCAATTGATCGGCTCAGTGGCGCCGCAACATCTCAGGCCACAGTGGCGGACCAGCTAGCTAGCCCTACGCGCAGCGTAGACATTGACGGGCAGTGGCTAAAATTTCCCACCAACGCAGAAAAAACCACCTATGAGGTTTTTGATGTCACCCTGCGTAAGACCCTCCCCGCGGTTTTTGCAGAGGAAGCTACTAAAGAAGGGCGTACGCTATACCGTTACCGCCAGGAGATTCAGCCTACCAATGTTGCACAGCTCTATCAGTCGGTGTTTAACACTACAACCTTAGGCAATGGGGAAGATGCCGCTCCCGGTTATCTCTTTCACTCTGGCACTAGAGACTGGTGGGTGGATCAAAAAACCGGCCTGATAGTTGACGTGGAAGAAAAAATCGATGATTATTTCGGTGACGCAGAAGGCGCGAAGCACGAGGATGTTCTTACCTTTAATGGAAAAATAAGTGAAGAACAGGTGTCTGAACTTTTGCACCAGGCATCTAGCGTGTCGGACGGCAAGATTGTTCGAGTTATTAATTATGTTGTGCTTGCGGTCGGAGTGATTCTGACTATTGTTGGAGCCGTTGGCGCTTTTGGGCCTCGTAAGCGATGAGGCACTAATATGGCACCCCCTTTACAATGGGGAAAGTATGGTATAGGCTGTTTCGTTGCGCTGGAGTATGTATCTGGCTAGTTCGACGACCTTGATCAGTCCGGTTGAAAAAACCGATTTGACAAGGTCATTCCGTGCTATCTAGGTGCATTATCTCCTCAGCAGACCGATTGCTCAATTACCAGCGGTTATGGTGGTCAATATTGCGGGGCCACCGCCGCGTGAGGTGCTGGAAGGACCCATCTTGGCAGTCTCCCGCCAGACCAAGTCAGTGGCCGACATCCCCGGGGCTCCCGAACGTTTTTCGTTCGCCAAAATTACGGAACCTATTGAGGTCCCGGGACTTCTTGATATTCAGCTAGATTCCTTCGCATGGCTCATTGGTACGCCCGAGTGGCGTGCTCGTCAGCAGGAGGAGCTAGGTGAAAGCGTCCGCATAACCAGCGGACTGGAAGAAATCTTGGAGGAGCTATCTCCGATTCAGGATTATTCCGGAAACATGTCATTGTCTCTCTCGGAGCCCCGCTTCGAGGACATGAAGAACACTATCGATGAGTGTAAAGACAAAGACATTAACTATTCTGCGCCGCTTTATGTGACTGCAGAATTTATCAATAATGAAACTCAGGAGATCAAGTCCCAGACTGTCTTCATCGGCGATTTCCCGATGATGACCGACAAGGGAACCTTCATCGTTAACGGCACTGAGCGTGTCGTGGTCTCCCAGCTTGTTCGTTCGCCTGGCGTTTACTTTGACCAGACGATTGATAAGTCCACCGAGCGTCCGCTGCACTCTGTGAAGGTGATCCCTTCTCGCGGTGCGTGGTTGGAATTTGACGTGGATAAGCGCGACACCGTTGGTGTCCGTATTGACCGCAAACGTCGCCAGCCGGTGACCGTTCTGCTCAAGGCTCTTGGTTGGACCACTGAGCAGATCACGGAGCGCTTTGGTTTCTCCGAAATTATGATGTCCACGCTTGAGTCGGACGGTGTAGCTAACACCGATGAGGCTCTGCTGGAGATCTACCGCAAACAGCGTCCGGGTGAGCAGCCGACTCGTGACCTCGCGCAGTCGCTGCTGGATAACGCCTTCTTCCGCGCGAAGCGTTACGACCTTGCCAAGGTTGGACGCTACAAAGTGAACCGCAAACTCGGTCTCGGTGGGGACAACGAGGGTCTGATGACTCTCACTGAGCAGGACATCGCAACCACTCTCGAGTACCTCGTGCGTCTCCACGCTGGTGAGAGCACTATGGTTGCACCCAATGGTGATGTTATCCCTGTGGATACGGATGACATTGACCACTTTGGTAACCGTCGTCTCCGTACAGTCGGAGAACTGATTCAGAACCAAGTCCGCGTGGGCCTGTCCCGCATGGAGCGCGTGGTTCGTGAGCGCATGACTACCCAGGACGCAGAGTCTATTACTCCTACCTCCTTGATCAACGTGCGCCCGGTTTCTGCTGCCATCCGCGAGTTCTTTGGTACCTCCCAGCTCTCGCAGTTCATGGATCAGAACAACTCCTTGTCTGGCCTCACACACAAGCGCCGTCTCTCTGCTCTGGGCCCAGGCGGCCTGTCGCGTGAGCGCGCTGGCATTGAGGTTCGAGACGTTCACGCTTCTCACTATGGTCGTATGTGCCCGATTGAGACTCCCGAAGGTCCGAACATTGGTTTGATCGGTTCCTTGGCTTCCTATGCTCGGGTAAACTCTTTCGGCTTCATCGAGACCCCCTACCGCAAGGTGGAAAACGGTGTTCTCACCGATCAGATCGATTACCTCACCGCAGATGAGGAAGATCGTTTTGTGGTTGGTCAGGCTCACGTCGAGGTAGACGCACAGGGCAAGATCACCGCAGATAGCGTTACTGTTCGTGTGAAAAATGGTGACATCCAGGTCGTGGCACCGGAAAGCGTTGATTACCTAGACGTTTCCCCACGCCAGATGGTCTCTGTGGCTACCGCCATGATTCCGTTCCTTGAGCACGACGACGCTAACCGTGCCCTCATGGGCGCGAACATGCAGCGTCAGGCTGTGCCGCTGGTTCGTTCAGAAGCCCCGTTTGTGGGAACCGGCATGGAGCGTCGTGCTGCTTATGACGCCGGCGACCTCATTATCAACAAAAAGGCTGGCGCTGTAGAGAACGTCTCCGCTGATTTCATCACCGTGATGGCTGATGACGGCACCCGTGAGACCTACATGCTGCGCAAGTTTGAGCGCACCAACCAGGGCACCTGCTACAACCAGATCCCATTGGTGAACTTGGGCGACCGCGTTGAGGCCGGACAGGTTCTCGCAGATGGCCCCGGTACTCACAACGGTGAGATGTCGCTCGGCCGCAACCTTCTTGTTGCGTTCATGCCATGGGAAGGCCACAACTACGAGGACGCTATCATCCTCAACCAGCGTGTTGTGGAAGAGGACATTCTTACTTCGATCCACATCGAGGAACACGAGATTGATGCCCGAGACACCAAACTTGGTGCGGAGGAGATCACTCGTGAGATTCCCAATGTGTCCGAGGATGTGCTCAAGGATCTCGATGAGCGCGGCATCGTTCGCATCGGTGCTGATGTCCGCGACGGCGATATCTTGGTGGGTAAGGTCACTCCTAAGGGTGAGACCGAGCTGACCCCTGAAGAGCGCCTGCTGCGTGCAATCTTTGGTGAGAAGGCACGTGAGGTTCGCGATACCTCTATGAAGGTGCCTCACGGTGAGACCGGTAAGGTCATCGGCGTTCGTCGTTTCTCCCGTGAAGACGATGATGATCTCGCGCCTGGTGTTAATGAGATGATTCGTGTCTATGTTGCCCAGAAGCGCAAGATCCAGGACGGCGATAAGCTTGCTGGTCGCCACGGTAACAAGGGTGTTGTTGGCAAGATCCTTCCGCAGGAAGACATGCCATTCATGCCCGACGGTACCCCGGTTGACATCATCCTGAACACGCACGGTGTGCCTCGTCGTATGAACATCGGCCAGGTGCTGGAAGTCCACCTTGGTTGGTTGGCTGCTGCCGGTTGGAAGATCGACCCCGAAGACCCCGCTAACGCCGAGCTGCTTAAGACGCTTCCTGAGGATCTGTACGACGTTCCTGCTGGTTCGCTTACCGCAACACCAGTGTTCGACGGTGCTACCAACGAGGAAGTTGCAGGCCTCCTAACCAATTCTCGTCCAAACCGCGACGGCGATGTCATGGTGGACGCAAACGGCAAGGCACAGCTTTTCGACGGTCGTTCCGGCGAGCCTTTCCCATACCCAGTGTCTGTCGGCTACATGTACATGCTGAAGCTGCACCACTTGGTTGATGAGAAGATCCACGCACGTTCTACCGGCCCTTACTCCATGATCACTCAGCAGCCGTTGGGTGGTAAGGCTCAGTTCGGTGGACAGCGCTTCGGCGAAATGGAGGTGTGGGCAATGCAGGCTTATGGCGCTGCCTACACGCTTCAGGAGCTTCTGACCATCAAGTCTGATGACGTAGTCGGACGTGTGAAGGTCTACGAGGCAATCGTTAAGGGCGAGAACATTCCAGATCCGGGTATCCCTGAGTCCTTCAAGGTACTCCTCAAGGAGCTTCAATCGCTGTGCTTGAACGTGGAAGTTCTTTCTGCAGACGGCACTCCGATGGAGCTGTCCGGTTCGGATGACGACGAGTTCGACCAGGCCGGTGCCTCACTGGGCATCAACCTGTCTCGCGACGAGCGTTCCGACGCCGACATCGCCTAATACATCAGGTCTGCATGGCAGCTAAAGCTGCTAAGCAGGCGGAATTTAAAGCATCATCATTTTTTGAAACGATCCCCTGGGAGAACCGGGGG
This genomic window contains:
- a CDS encoding DUF3068 domain-containing protein; the protein is MLPRSRILAVLGLGLGLAFIMWGVLAPRFLISDARLPLNLSHTTLTLRDEKATTRVVGKDLVVQAPVTRQFHMEILPPSDNVNATVRIGVTDMRESLQKDLDRLINATIWSYSIDRLSGAATSQATVADQLASPTRSVDIDGQWLKFPTNAEKTTYEVFDVTLRKTLPAVFAEEATKEGRTLYRYRQEIQPTNVAQLYQSVFNTTTLGNGEDAAPGYLFHSGTRDWWVDQKTGLIVDVEEKIDDYFGDAEGAKHEDVLTFNGKISEEQVSELLHQASSVSDGKIVRVINYVVLAVGVILTIVGAVGAFGPRKR
- the rpoB gene encoding DNA-directed RNA polymerase subunit beta, whose amino-acid sequence is MLEGPILAVSRQTKSVADIPGAPERFSFAKITEPIEVPGLLDIQLDSFAWLIGTPEWRARQQEELGESVRITSGLEEILEELSPIQDYSGNMSLSLSEPRFEDMKNTIDECKDKDINYSAPLYVTAEFINNETQEIKSQTVFIGDFPMMTDKGTFIVNGTERVVVSQLVRSPGVYFDQTIDKSTERPLHSVKVIPSRGAWLEFDVDKRDTVGVRIDRKRRQPVTVLLKALGWTTEQITERFGFSEIMMSTLESDGVANTDEALLEIYRKQRPGEQPTRDLAQSLLDNAFFRAKRYDLAKVGRYKVNRKLGLGGDNEGLMTLTEQDIATTLEYLVRLHAGESTMVAPNGDVIPVDTDDIDHFGNRRLRTVGELIQNQVRVGLSRMERVVRERMTTQDAESITPTSLINVRPVSAAIREFFGTSQLSQFMDQNNSLSGLTHKRRLSALGPGGLSRERAGIEVRDVHASHYGRMCPIETPEGPNIGLIGSLASYARVNSFGFIETPYRKVENGVLTDQIDYLTADEEDRFVVGQAHVEVDAQGKITADSVTVRVKNGDIQVVAPESVDYLDVSPRQMVSVATAMIPFLEHDDANRALMGANMQRQAVPLVRSEAPFVGTGMERRAAYDAGDLIINKKAGAVENVSADFITVMADDGTRETYMLRKFERTNQGTCYNQIPLVNLGDRVEAGQVLADGPGTHNGEMSLGRNLLVAFMPWEGHNYEDAIILNQRVVEEDILTSIHIEEHEIDARDTKLGAEEITREIPNVSEDVLKDLDERGIVRIGADVRDGDILVGKVTPKGETELTPEERLLRAIFGEKAREVRDTSMKVPHGETGKVIGVRRFSREDDDDLAPGVNEMIRVYVAQKRKIQDGDKLAGRHGNKGVVGKILPQEDMPFMPDGTPVDIILNTHGVPRRMNIGQVLEVHLGWLAAAGWKIDPEDPANAELLKTLPEDLYDVPAGSLTATPVFDGATNEEVAGLLTNSRPNRDGDVMVDANGKAQLFDGRSGEPFPYPVSVGYMYMLKLHHLVDEKIHARSTGPYSMITQQPLGGKAQFGGQRFGEMEVWAMQAYGAAYTLQELLTIKSDDVVGRVKVYEAIVKGENIPDPGIPESFKVLLKELQSLCLNVEVLSADGTPMELSGSDDDEFDQAGASLGINLSRDERSDADIA